In Nocardioides sp. W7, the genomic stretch CTGGCTCTCGCACGCCCGGCGCGACCGGGTCACCGATCCCGAGAAGCGGAGCGCCTGGATGGGCGTCAACGGCGGCACCGCGAACGCGCTCTTCGTCGACGGCTGGCTCGAGGGTCTGTGGCGGGTCGTGGACGGCCGCGTCGAGGTCGTCGAGTCCCTCCGCCCGCTGACGAGGGCCGAGCGCGACGACCTGGCGTCCGAGTCGGCGCGGGTCGAGGAGCTGCTGGCGCGTTAGGGCTTGTCAACCCCAGCGCGGGGTCCGCGCGAGCAGCGCGGCGACGGCGACGACGCCCGCGGTGGAGGTGCGCAGCACCTCGGCACCGAGCCGCACCGACGTCGCCCCGGCGGCGACGAGGGCCGCGACCTCGTCGTCGGCGAGCCCGCCCTCCGGGCCGACCACGACCAGCACCGACCCGTCGGCGGGGACGGCCAGCGAGGTCAGCGGCACGGTGGCCGCCTCGTGCAGGACGACCGCGAGCGAGGCCGAGGCCACGAGCGCGACGACGTCGGCGGTCGACGCCAGCGGGTCGACCTCGGGGAACCAGGACCGGCGGGCCTGCTTGGCCGCCTCCCGGGCCGTCGAGCGCCAGCGAGCGAGGGACTTCTCGGCCCGCTCGCCCTTCCAGACGGCCACGCTTCGCGACGCCGCCCACGGGACCACGCGCGCGACCCC encodes the following:
- a CDS encoding 16S rRNA (uracil(1498)-N(3))-methyltransferase, whose amino-acid sequence is MSLPVHLVPSLDGVCVGSSVTVDGDEAHHAVAVRRLRVGEAVVLTDGRGTSVVAEVGATGKRVFSVTVTSVETAPAPAPAITVVQALPKGDRGELAVEVLTEVGVARVVPWAASRSVAVWKGERAEKSLARWRSTAREAAKQARRSWFPEVDPLASTADVVALVASASLAVVLHEAATVPLTSLAVPADGSVLVVVGPEGGLADDEVAALVAAGATSVRLGAEVLRTSTAGVVAVAALLARTPRWG